TCGCCCAGCTCGTATGGCCCGATTGCAAACTTGGCGGCCGACAGATCGCCCTTGGCGGTCAGGTCGAGGTCGGCGATCGAGCCGACGACTTCCAGGGACGCGGTCAGATCGCCGGCGATACCGGTTGCGGCGGCGTTGGACGCCTCACCGTCGCCAGCCTCCAGCTCACGACGCAGCAACGTCAGCTGCATCGACAGCGGCGGCGTGTCGTCGGTCGGTGTGGGCAGGAACAGCCCGTCGCCGAACAGGTCGATGTCGCCGTAGCGCCCGTACAAACTGGTGATTTCAACGGGATGCAGGCCGTCGTCGTCGATCTGACCCTTGGCGACGACGCCGAGGCGAAGTCCCAGCGGCTCGGCCATGCGTGGCAGCGTGAGTTGCAGGCCCTCGGCCTCGACCCAGACGCCGTAGTTGGCCGGGCGTTTGGCTTCGTTTTCGTGGTCGGGCTGGGGCAGGTAGTAGATGCCTTGAGCCTTGACGGAGCCGGCACTTCCCGACGCCTGGAGCTGGGCGAGTTCGATGTGCGGATCGTCCACGTCGTCGCGACCAGCATCGAGCCGGACGCGGACCAGCGACTGGATCGGCGGGACGGGGAACTCGACGCCTTCCGGGTCACGCGTCAGCACGCCGTCCGGAACGCTGACTTCGATGTCGAGCGTCCGAAAATCGCGATAGTTGTACCCGGTGACGTCGATCGCGGCTGAGCCGTCTTCGAACGATCGGCCCTGCGCCGTGCCGCCAAAGTCGACCGCCGCCCTCGCACGAGGTTCGCCGAATCGGCCGTACCAGAGGTCGGCCTGGAGCGTGCCGTCGATGACCATGTCGGCCGTTGGGGCGATCTGCTGAAACGCCACCGACGCCGTCGCCGTTTGGTTGGCAAGGTCGTAAACGGCCTCTTCGATTAGCACGTTGCCGTCGACCGCGTCGAGCAGAAGCCTGTCGACGACGACGGCCTCGGGCGTGACGCGAAGGACGCCCGCGATCACTTCGGCGGGTTTGGTCAGGCCGGGCAGGTTCGTCAGGCGAAGGCGTCGATCGTCGCCGTCGGTCACGTTGGGCGGCTCGACCAGAATCGTGCCGTCGGGCAGCAGTCTGAACCCGACATCGCCGGCCGCTCCGATGCCGGCGACCTGGGTCGTCGGTTCGAACGTCACCATGCCGTCGATGCCGCCGTCGCTGGTGAACTTGCCCGACCAGGCGACATCGACGTCGAGTTCCGGCAGGCCGACGAACGGGGCGATCGCTGCCGCCAGCTCGGGCGTGACACGCAGCGACGCCTCCTGCGTCAGCCCGTTGTGCGGCGTCAGCTTGGCGACTGCGGCCAACGGCCCGTCATCGGTCGAGACGTCGAACTGGTACACCAGCGGCGACAACGCCCGGCCGTGCAGTGACAAGGCTTCGAGTCGGCTCTCGTCGCCGTTGAGATTTTGGAAGACAACCTTGGCATCGCTCAGCCGCAACTCCGGTAGTGGCGGCAGGGAGATCGCACTCTTGGGTGCGTCGGGTGCCGACCCCGACGATCCACCACCGCCGGCACCGGACGCGAGCTCGATCGCCCGCAGGACGCTCCACACGCCGGAGTCGACCTCGGTCATGTGGACCGTCACGTCGTCGACTTCGACCAGGCTTGGCGAGGGGATGGCACCGACGATGCCTTGAAGCGCCGCCAACGGCAGCGGCGGGATCTTCGTGAAGATCGTCTTGACCTCGAGGACGAGTGGGCCTTGCTCTTCGGCTTCGCCTGGGAGGCGGACGACGAGGTCGCTCAGCGTGATGCCGCCCCCCCAGCCGATGTCGAGGTCGCCGATGGTGACGTCCAGACCCGCGGTCGATGTCGCGACGTCGGCCGCGATAACTCGTGCCAGCGACGTCTGAAACAGCACTGTGATGCCGACGAACGCGATCAGCATCAGCACCAGCAGAAGCGTAATCGCCTTGAAGACTCGCCTGATCCACCGCCCGAAAAAGCCGTGCGGGCTGTCAATGATGACGTGCTGAGGCTGTGGAGGTGAAGGCCGCTCCTTCGCCTCTTCAGCTGGTGGAGACTCGTCCTCGTCTGCCAAGTCAGAAGCCTAGTGATCGCGGCGGGAAGGAGGCCGCTACTCGCCCTCTTCCGTGGGCGGAATGTTGCCCGTCGTCCGCGGGCCGATGCCGAAGAAGTAGAAGTCGGTGCGACGCGTGCGACCCACGAATGGGCCGCTGCTGGCGACGAGTTCTCCCGTGTCCTTGAAATAGGCCGTGATGGAAACCGACGCGAAGCCCTTCTGCTTGATGTTCCGCAAAATTGCCAGCTCCGGCAGGATGACCGGGGCCGTCACGCTGCCAACGTCGACCTGGCCTGCGGGCAGGTTCGCACCGGGAATGCCCAGGAGAAAGTCCTCGCGGTTCACGCCGATCGCACCGCTGCGGACCTCGAGGATGACGTCCGCGGCCTCGACGGAGTCGGCCAGCTCAACGCCTTCGATCAGCATGCGATTCCGCAGCTCCGCAAGCAGAAACAGCCGCTCGTACTGCGGAACCGCACCAATGCCCGTGACGGCGACAGCGATCTCCTCATCCGTCAGCAGGTACTCATCGCTCAGGAAGACCTTGCGATCACGCAGGGCACTGAAGGCGAGCTGTGCCACGGCCTCGCGGATGGCCTCGCTCTGAAGGAATTGCTCGTCCGCTGTCTGCGGCGGGTCCGTCACGCGGATCGTCGCACAACCGGCGAGCAACAGCAGAAGCGGCAGGACAAAGCGAAGCAAGGCCACGTTGTAGGTCGGAACGCCCTCGGATGGAAGCCGTGCGGTGGCGACCAACTACGCTGACCGTGTGCCGTGCCGCCTGCTGCTGCTTGTCGTGCTGTGCCTCACGCCGCAGCTGCTGGCTCAGACCGGCCCGGCGATCCTGCTGGACGAGTTCCGACGCGAAGACCAGTTCGAACTCGAAACCGCCTGGTTCGTCGGCCTGCCCACCAAGACCGGCGGCGTCGATGCGATGGGCAACGACTTCGACCTGCGTTTCGACCAACTCCGTCTGGCCGGCCGGCTACGACTCTCGCCCGGACGTAGCGATTCCGGCCTGGCACAGGCTCAGCCGCGGCTCGGTGCCCAGCTCACGACGCTCGCGTTCGACACGCTCGACCCCGAGTTTCCACGCCGACTCAGTGACGGATCGGTCGGATTTGGCATGGGCATCTTCAAGATCGACGAGTGGATCGGCGGCGTGACGCTCGGCGTCGGCTACGCGTCGGCCGCGAGCTCGTCGAGCCCGTTCGACGTCGACGCCCCGCCCGACGGCGAGGACATCGCACCCTTCCTCCGCGAAGACGGCAACGCCCTCTACGGCCAAGCCAACTTCGTTATCGGACGGACCTGGGAGAGCGGCGACGCCTTCGGGCTGGTGCTCAACTACGACGGCAACCGGACGTTCCTGCCCGACATTCCGCTGCCGGGCTTCCAATACCGCAAACGCGTCAACAGTCAGCTGAGTTACGCCCTTGGCCTGCCGCTGACGGGGTTGCAGTGGGACCCGGCCGGGCCGTTCAGCGTGAACATCGACCTGTCGGTTCCGGACGATCTTCGCGGGCGTGTCGCGTTCGACTTCGCGACGTTCGAGGGCTCGCCGGTGCAAATCTACGGAGCCGTCAGCCGCCGAGCGACGGCCGCCCACTGGGACGAGCTGGGCAACGGGAACCGCCGGGTTTTTTTCTTCCAGTCGCTGGCCGAGGTCGGCTTCAGCATCGAGCCCGAGGCCGACGAGGTCCGCTTCCTCATCGCCGGCGGCTGGGACTTCGACCGCCGCCTGGAGACCGGCTACGACACGCGAAACCTGACGCTCCTCAGCGAAATCAACACCGGCCCGTTCATCCGCGTCTCCTTCGAAATGCGGCTGTGAGAAAACGGAAAGCTATCTCCTTTGAGCTTTCCGGCTCTGACTACGGCCGATCGGGATCGTCGTCGTCCCAGCCGTCGTCGTCTTCGTCATACGCGGAGTCTTCGGGCCGATCCTCGATCGACGCCGCCGACCAATCGCCGCGGAGGTAGCGGAAGCCGACGTAAATCAACAGCCCGCCGAACGCGAGGCCACCGACGAGTCCCGGAAGCATGCGGCGACTCTACGAGCCGAGTTCCCCACGCCGGCGGTCCGTCGTCCTCGACACCGACCTTCGACGGACTCCGACGAGTTTCAACGAACCCCGACGCCGTGCGGTGAGCGAAGCGATCCGCCGGATCGACCATGCAGCGGGCAGCACCCAGCGGGCAACAGTTCAAACCAAAACGTCGACACCACACGGAATCCCGTCGACGCCCCGCGCCTTCACCATGCCGCATCATCTCGAAACGCTGCTGGCTCGACGCAACCAAAGGCGACAAAAAGCAAAAAAGCCCCGCGGAGAGCCGCGGGGCTTCGGGGTTCAGGCGGCTGGGCCAAAGATTAGCCGACCTCTTCGAGGACGGCCTTCTGGACGTTGTTCGGGACGGGTGAGTACTTCAGCGGCTCCATCGCACTCTGGGCTCGGCCCTGCGACATGCTGCGGAGCTCGGTCGTGTAGCCGAACATTTCGGCCAGCGGAACCTCGGCCTCGATGACGCGGGTGTTGCCGCTGGTCCGCTGGTCGAGGATCAGGCCGCGACGCTTGTTGAGGTCGCCGGTGACGTTGCCGAAGAACTCGTCCGGGGTCGTGATGGTGACCTTCATGATCGGCTCCAGCAGGACCAGGCCCGCCTTGGTCGAAGCGTCGCGGAAGGCGAGGCTGCCCGCCTGCTCGTAGGCCGGGGGCTTGGAGTCGACGGCGTGGCTGCTGCCATCGATGAGCGTCACCTTGACGTTGAGCATCGGGAAGTTCGCCAGAACACCCGTCTTCATCGCGTCGCGGGCACCCTTTTCGACCGACGGGATGAACTCACGCGGAATCGCACCACCAACGACCTTGTTCTCGAAGGCCATGCCGTCGACGAACTTGAACTTGGGGTTCTCCTCGGCGTCGAAGTCTTCCTGCGTGTACGGCTCGACGGTGATGGTCGCGTCGCCGAACATGCCGCTACCGCCGGTCTGCTTTTTGAACAGGCCGCGAGCTTCGGCCGAGCCGGTGATGGTCTCCTTGTAAGCGACCTTCGGCTTGCCGACGATCACGTCGACCTTCTGCTCACGCGTGAGGCGATTGCGGATGATTTCGAGGTGCAGCTCGCCCATGCCGGCGATGATGGTTTCGCCGGTTTCCTCGTCGTAATTGGCGAAGAAGGTCGGGTCGACGCGACGCATCTGCACGAGGGCATCGCCCAGCTTCTGCTTGTCGGCGGCGCTCTTGGGCTCGATCGACATGCTGATGACCGGCTCCGGGAAGGTCGGCCGCTCCAGCAGGACGGGGTTGTCGACGTCGGTGATGGTGTCACCCGTCAGCACGTCCTTCAGGCCGACGCAGGCGATGATGTCGCCCGCCTCGCCTTGGTCGAGGGCGATGCGGTCGTCGGCCTGCATCTGGAAGATGCGGCTGAGGTTTTCCTTCTTGTCGCGGTTGACGTTCAGGATGCGGGTTCCCTTGCCGACCGTGCCCGAGTAGACGCGAACGAACGTGAGCTCGCCGAACTTGTCGGCGACGATCTTGAACGCCAAACCGCAGAACGGCTCGTCGGGGTCGCAGTGACGCTCGACGATGGTCTCCTGGTCCTTGGCGTCGATGGCCTTGACCGGCGGGAGGTCGAGCGGGCTGGGCAGGTACTCGATGACGCCATCGATGAGCTTCTGCACGCCGACGTACTTGAGGGCCGAGCCGCAGAAGACGGGGTGGAGCTTGAACTCGATCGTGCCCTTGCGAAGGGCGGCCTTGATCTCTTCCATCGAGACGTCTTCGCCTTCGAGGAACTTCTCGGCGATCGCATCGTCGACGTCGGCACAGGCCTCGACGAGCTTTTCACGCCACGCTTCGTAGGTGGGCTTGTTCTCGTCGCTGATGGGCTTCTCGGTGACAGTCGTGCCCTGGTCTTCGCCGGAGTAGTGGTACTCGACGCCCTTGACGAGGTCGATCGAGCCCTGGAACTCGTTGCCCTGCCCGATCGGGTACTGGACCGCGACGGCTGGGGCACCGAGCCGCTCTCTGATGCTGTTGAAGCTGAACTCGAAGTCGGCCCCCATCTTGTCCATCTTGTTGATGAAGCAGATGCGAGGCACGCTGTACTTGGTCGCCTGACGCCAGACCGTCTCGGACTGGGCCTCGACGCCTTCCTTACCGTCGAAGACGGCGATGGCCCCGTCGAGGACGCGGAGCGAACGCTCGACCTCGGCGGTGAAGTCGACGTGGCCGGGCGTGTCGA
The window above is part of the Planctomycetota bacterium genome. Proteins encoded here:
- a CDS encoding DUF6655 family protein, which gives rise to MLRFVLPLLLLLAGCATIRVTDPPQTADEQFLQSEAIREAVAQLAFSALRDRKVFLSDEYLLTDEEIAVAVTGIGAVPQYERLFLLAELRNRMLIEGVELADSVEAADVILEVRSGAIGVNREDFLLGIPGANLPAGQVDVGSVTAPVILPELAILRNIKQKGFASVSITAYFKDTGELVASSGPFVGRTRRTDFYFFGIGPRTTGNIPPTEEGE
- the fusA gene encoding elongation factor G; the protein is MPRDNTVLRNIGIAAHIDAGKTTCSERILYYTGQVHKMGEVHDGTTVTDFDEEERQRGITIYSAAISAPWLYEQPAEWLYGDDTAAKTSEQEDNKQGITRKGVMHQINVIDTPGHVDFTAEVERSLRVLDGAIAVFDGKEGVEAQSETVWRQATKYSVPRICFINKMDKMGADFEFSFNSIRERLGAPAVAVQYPIGQGNEFQGSIDLVKGVEYHYSGEDQGTTVTEKPISDENKPTYEAWREKLVEACADVDDAIAEKFLEGEDVSMEEIKAALRKGTIEFKLHPVFCGSALKYVGVQKLIDGVIEYLPSPLDLPPVKAIDAKDQETIVERHCDPDEPFCGLAFKIVADKFGELTFVRVYSGTVGKGTRILNVNRDKKENLSRIFQMQADDRIALDQGEAGDIIACVGLKDVLTGDTITDVDNPVLLERPTFPEPVISMSIEPKSAADKQKLGDALVQMRRVDPTFFANYDEETGETIIAGMGELHLEIIRNRLTREQKVDVIVGKPKVAYKETITGSAEARGLFKKQTGGSGMFGDATITVEPYTQEDFDAEENPKFKFVDGMAFENKVVGGAIPREFIPSVEKGARDAMKTGVLANFPMLNVKVTLIDGSSHAVDSKPPAYEQAGSLAFRDASTKAGLVLLEPIMKVTITTPDEFFGNVTGDLNKRRGLILDQRTSGNTRVIEAEVPLAEMFGYTTELRSMSQGRAQSAMEPLKYSPVPNNVQKAVLEEVG